One region of Halohasta litchfieldiae genomic DNA includes:
- the aroC gene encoding chorismate synthase yields the protein MNGNRFGRLFQVTTYGESHGEAMGVTVSGCPAGLELDEDDIQAELDRRKPGQSMITTSRGEPDAVKINSGTQDGYTTGTPIGMVIENKDAQSGKYEPYVTAPRPSHGDFTYSAKFGTRNWGGGGRSSARETVNWVAAGAIAKQINEAHGIEVKAHVNQIGDVKAGDVTWEDMLEHTEDNEIRCADPEAAEEMRDLADKYQQEGDSIGGSIYFEARGVPRGLGSPRFDSFPSRLGQAMFSVPACTHVEFGLGKEAREWTGSDRNEDWAFDDNGDPVPKGNKHGGLQGGITTGQPIWGEATWHAPTSIPKKQETVDWETGESKEIQVVGRHDPVLPPRGVPVVEAMLNLLIVDFMLLSGQINPDRLDGDVGEYDTDYHPRSPGNMD from the coding sequence ATGAATGGCAATCGGTTCGGTCGACTTTTTCAGGTGACGACCTACGGCGAGAGCCACGGCGAGGCGATGGGCGTCACTGTCAGTGGCTGTCCAGCAGGGCTTGAACTGGACGAAGACGACATTCAGGCGGAACTCGACCGGCGGAAACCCGGCCAGTCGATGATCACAACCTCTCGTGGGGAGCCGGATGCAGTCAAGATCAACTCTGGAACCCAAGACGGCTACACGACCGGCACTCCCATCGGGATGGTCATCGAAAACAAGGACGCCCAATCGGGCAAGTACGAACCGTACGTCACCGCGCCGCGGCCCTCACACGGCGACTTCACGTACTCCGCGAAATTCGGGACCCGAAACTGGGGTGGCGGTGGCCGATCCTCTGCACGGGAGACGGTGAACTGGGTCGCCGCCGGGGCGATTGCCAAGCAGATCAACGAAGCCCACGGCATCGAGGTCAAGGCCCACGTCAACCAGATCGGCGACGTGAAAGCTGGCGACGTGACGTGGGAAGACATGCTCGAACACACCGAGGACAACGAGATCCGGTGTGCTGACCCCGAAGCCGCTGAGGAGATGCGAGATCTCGCGGATAAATACCAGCAGGAGGGTGACTCCATCGGTGGCTCGATCTACTTCGAGGCCCGCGGGGTTCCCCGCGGTCTGGGATCGCCCCGATTTGATTCGTTCCCCTCGCGGCTCGGCCAAGCGATGTTCTCGGTTCCGGCCTGTACCCACGTCGAGTTCGGCCTCGGCAAGGAGGCCCGCGAATGGACCGGCAGCGACCGCAACGAGGACTGGGCGTTCGACGACAACGGCGACCCGGTTCCGAAGGGCAACAAACACGGTGGCCTGCAGGGCGGGATCACCACCGGCCAGCCGATCTGGGGCGAGGCGACGTGGCACGCGCCGACGTCGATTCCGAAAAAACAGGAGACCGTCGACTGGGAGACCGGCGAGTCCAAAGAGATCCAAGTGGTTGGTCGACACGACCCTGTCCTCCCGCCACGCGGCGTCCCGGTCGTCGAGGCCATGCTGAATCTGCTGATCGTCGACTTCATGCTGCTGTCGGGGCAGATTAATCCCGACCGACTCGACGGCGACGTCGGCGAGTACGATACGGACTACCACCCACGCAGTCCGGGCAATATGGACTGA
- a CDS encoding CopG family ribbon-helix-helix protein, with translation MTVVSVSMPEDLLSRIDSFADEHGYTGRSEVVREAARNLLGEFEDKRLEDRDLISIVTVMFNYETTTVEERMMHLRHEHEELVSSNFHSHVGNHYCMELFVLEGRLDEISTFVGKIRATKDTLTVDYSVMPVDDFSSLENLG, from the coding sequence ATGACCGTTGTCAGCGTTTCGATGCCGGAAGATCTACTCAGCCGAATCGACTCCTTTGCCGATGAACACGGCTACACAGGGCGAAGCGAGGTCGTCCGCGAGGCCGCCCGGAACCTGTTGGGCGAGTTCGAGGACAAGCGACTCGAAGACCGAGATCTGATCTCGATTGTGACGGTGATGTTCAACTACGAGACGACCACTGTCGAGGAACGCATGATGCATCTGCGGCACGAACACGAAGAACTCGTTTCGTCGAACTTCCACAGCCACGTCGGCAACCACTACTGTATGGAACTGTTCGTCCTCGAAGGCCGATTGGACGAGATTTCGACGTTCGTCGGCAAGATCCGGGCCACCAAGGACACGCTGACAGTCGACTACTCGGTGATGCCGGTCGACGATTTTAGTTCGCTCGAAAACCTCGGCTGA
- a CDS encoding ABC transporter substrate-binding protein — MTPPNTSSSLSRRAVIAGAAASTVSTAGCVGQFQNIGDDSERSQLSLDIKVLPADSDPFGIQIAQQLRSNLEAVGINVRLSLVSIGQFTQQVLLNHDFDIYVGQAPFARPPDPDALYPLFNSAYTTENGWQNPFGFTNQTCDTLLAAQRSHTGDKRQQDVTALQEELARSQPISPVVFPDLLTGVRTDRFTGWDPEERDPALGEPTRPHNLLLLEGGDNEQPTLRLATANDRLTSNRNPIVSTYQGEQSLLDLVYDSVALEQGSEYVPWLAREISWVDGTDTPEVEIRLRDELLWHDGKQLSAFDVGFTYEFLQDTSLGAASKPIPSERFGGEVSVVDEVTVKNSRRLRLTFTDTTRAVAQRALTVPILREDIWEPRTQIGRPSSRAGPTTEALTTNNSAAIGSGPLQFETADSSVVEFSLFDDHFLWPSETSTPDGTGDSNENGWSFPFFGGDDDSTASTTNTTNKTNTTNKTNTTNTTNTTNTTTNSTAPQTDSQLTADSDLAPPPEPYGGRPPFETVTLESVSTTAVVGLLASGSVDATLGPVSPQIASIADNSSDIELIENRSNAFYHLGFNTRREPLRDPDVRQLVAQLVDKSTLAQENFDGYASPAASPLAGTDWLADSLQWDEDTDTDPTVPFLGTDGELSVEDVRDRFRSLGYEYNSDTELISKI; from the coding sequence ATGACTCCCCCCAATACATCTTCGTCGCTCTCCCGCCGTGCAGTAATTGCTGGAGCCGCGGCCTCGACAGTCTCGACAGCAGGCTGTGTGGGCCAATTTCAGAACATTGGCGACGATTCCGAGCGATCACAGCTCTCGCTCGATATCAAGGTGCTGCCTGCCGACAGCGACCCCTTTGGGATTCAAATCGCTCAACAGCTGCGGTCGAACCTCGAAGCGGTCGGCATCAATGTCCGCCTGAGTCTGGTCAGTATCGGACAGTTCACCCAACAGGTGCTGTTGAACCACGACTTCGACATCTACGTTGGACAGGCCCCCTTCGCACGCCCACCCGATCCTGACGCACTGTATCCATTATTCAACTCGGCGTACACAACTGAAAACGGCTGGCAGAACCCCTTTGGGTTTACCAATCAAACTTGTGATACCCTTCTGGCGGCCCAACGCTCACACACAGGAGATAAGCGACAACAGGACGTGACGGCACTCCAAGAGGAACTCGCCCGCTCCCAACCGATATCGCCAGTTGTCTTTCCGGACCTGCTCACGGGGGTTCGGACCGACCGGTTTACGGGCTGGGATCCCGAGGAGCGTGATCCCGCGCTTGGAGAACCGACACGGCCACACAACCTCCTGTTGTTAGAGGGAGGCGACAACGAACAACCCACGCTCCGACTTGCGACCGCCAACGACCGACTCACCTCGAACCGGAACCCGATTGTGTCGACCTATCAGGGCGAGCAGTCGCTGCTCGATCTCGTCTACGATTCGGTCGCTCTCGAACAGGGCTCGGAGTACGTTCCGTGGCTCGCTCGCGAGATTAGCTGGGTCGACGGCACGGACACACCTGAGGTCGAAATCAGGCTCCGGGACGAGTTGCTGTGGCACGACGGCAAGCAGCTGTCGGCCTTCGATGTCGGCTTTACCTACGAGTTCCTCCAGGACACCTCGCTCGGAGCGGCGAGCAAACCGATCCCCTCGGAACGGTTCGGTGGGGAGGTCTCAGTTGTCGACGAGGTGACGGTGAAAAACTCCCGGCGACTGCGGCTCACGTTTACCGATACCACGCGGGCTGTCGCCCAGCGAGCCCTCACCGTCCCAATTTTGCGTGAAGACATCTGGGAGCCGCGGACACAAATCGGCCGACCGTCGAGTCGCGCAGGCCCGACGACCGAGGCACTCACGACGAACAACAGCGCGGCAATCGGGAGCGGGCCACTCCAGTTCGAAACCGCAGACAGCAGCGTTGTCGAGTTCTCCCTGTTCGACGATCACTTCCTCTGGCCGTCAGAGACGTCGACCCCAGACGGGACTGGCGATTCGAACGAAAACGGGTGGTCGTTCCCGTTTTTCGGCGGCGACGATGACAGCACCGCGTCGACGACAAACACGACAAACAAGACAAACACGACAAACAAGACGAACACAACGAACACGACGAACACGACGAACACGACGACCAACAGCACTGCCCCACAAACCGATTCGCAGCTGACAGCTGACAGCGACCTCGCGCCGCCGCCAGAACCGTATGGTGGCCGCCCGCCGTTCGAGACGGTCACGCTGGAGTCGGTGTCGACGACCGCGGTTGTCGGCCTACTCGCCTCGGGCAGTGTCGACGCCACGCTGGGGCCTGTGAGTCCGCAGATCGCGTCGATTGCCGACAATAGCTCCGATATCGAACTTATCGAGAATCGGTCAAACGCGTTTTATCATCTCGGCTTCAATACTCGTCGAGAGCCGCTTCGGGATCCGGACGTTCGACAGCTTGTCGCCCAGCTCGTCGACAAGTCGACACTCGCTCAAGAGAACTTCGATGGCTATGCCTCGCCGGCAGCGAGTCCGCTTGCCGGGACCGACTGGCTTGCCGACTCCCTCCAGTGGGACGAGGACACAGACACTGATCCGACGGTCCCGTTTCTCGGCACTGATGGTGAGCTGTCGGTCGAAGACGTACGTGACCGGTTCCGCTCGCTCGGCTACGAGTACAACAGCGATACCGAACTTATTTCAAAAATATAA
- a CDS encoding glutaredoxin family protein, with amino-acid sequence MPPLELYDRPDCPYSKRVRRVLDVLSVDYEEVVVPESRDDRNELESITGQRGVPVLVDDTHSDGFIADSGEISTYLKDNYSS; translated from the coding sequence ATGCCACCACTCGAACTGTACGACCGGCCGGATTGTCCGTATTCGAAACGCGTGCGACGTGTCCTCGATGTGCTCTCGGTCGACTACGAGGAGGTCGTCGTCCCCGAGTCGAGGGACGACCGGAACGAACTCGAATCGATTACCGGCCAGCGTGGCGTCCCGGTGTTGGTCGACGACACCCACTCTGACGGCTTCATTGCTGACAGCGGTGAGATCTCGACGTATCTCAAAGACAACTACAGTTCCTAA
- a CDS encoding phosphatase PAP2 family protein: MLRAILVEVTAVVATLCLIGAVTIVGRNRLMELRTELQPRLRDSAPYLAVLTAVLILNSVIRDSAQDLSWQIGFEITYLLAEYDAGIVAAIQSFKSDALTTYFSSVYVYGYVFVLAFPVLAYIALSDRKHFQRLVVAYSINYFIGLTLYILFVAYGPRNWYLGVDAGAVVYENLLYSVTNSGTANELLTSEVNSRTNVFPSLHTSLSATVALFAYKTREDYPIWLGIATVLAASIIISTMYLGIHWAVDILFGLGLAGFSVYIAERYID; the protein is encoded by the coding sequence ATGTTACGTGCAATCCTCGTGGAAGTCACAGCCGTCGTTGCGACACTCTGTCTCATCGGTGCAGTTACCATTGTCGGCCGGAACCGGCTCATGGAACTCCGCACGGAACTACAGCCACGTCTCCGTGACTCGGCTCCCTATCTGGCGGTCCTCACCGCCGTGCTGATACTCAACTCGGTTATCCGTGACTCGGCTCAGGATCTCTCCTGGCAGATCGGCTTCGAAATCACGTACTTGCTGGCGGAGTACGACGCTGGTATCGTCGCTGCGATTCAATCCTTCAAATCCGACGCACTGACGACGTACTTTTCATCCGTCTACGTCTATGGCTACGTCTTCGTGCTCGCCTTCCCGGTTTTGGCGTACATCGCGCTGTCGGATCGCAAGCACTTCCAGCGGCTCGTCGTCGCCTACAGTATCAACTATTTCATCGGCTTAACGTTGTACATTCTCTTTGTTGCGTACGGTCCACGAAACTGGTATTTAGGGGTAGATGCAGGCGCAGTTGTCTATGAGAACCTCCTGTACAGTGTGACGAACTCGGGAACTGCAAACGAGTTACTCACCAGTGAGGTCAACAGCCGCACCAACGTCTTCCCGTCGCTGCACACCTCGCTTTCGGCGACCGTCGCGCTGTTCGCCTACAAAACACGCGAGGACTATCCGATATGGCTCGGCATCGCGACCGTCCTCGCGGCCAGCATCATCATCTCAACGATGTACCTCGGTATCCACTGGGCCGTCGACATTCTCTTCGGCCTCGGACTCGCGGGGTTCTCGGTGTACATTGCCGAGCGGTATATCGACTGA
- a CDS encoding mechanosensitive ion channel family protein produces the protein MALSLILQGIPTSVDGILTQYGGALLSVAVTALTFIIAFFVIYRIGKSVLVRATKRALNAREFSTAVVSLGSSIAGIVALFGAVAIAATVAGFPAILTAFATISGALALGFAFAAGDIIENFVAGIFILKDKPFTVGDHIQWSGNDGIVREINLRVTKLDTFNNEQVTVPNSDLANSVVMNPVANETRRVPFDFGIEYDADIELARDIIIDEANKIDGILADPAPTAPVTGLADSAVVLNGRVWINPRETGAGGVKTKWVEAVKNRFDAEGVGMPYPHTELTGSVEVDSAEFEPTGPVTND, from the coding sequence GTGGCGTTATCATTGATACTTCAGGGGATTCCAACCAGTGTAGATGGCATTCTCACACAGTACGGCGGGGCATTGCTATCGGTCGCGGTTACAGCACTCACGTTCATCATTGCGTTTTTCGTCATTTACCGAATCGGAAAGTCGGTCCTCGTTCGGGCGACGAAACGAGCGCTCAACGCACGTGAGTTCTCCACGGCGGTCGTCAGTCTCGGATCGAGTATTGCCGGGATTGTCGCGCTGTTCGGCGCGGTGGCAATCGCGGCGACCGTCGCCGGGTTTCCGGCGATCCTCACGGCGTTCGCAACGATCTCCGGTGCGCTTGCACTGGGCTTTGCGTTCGCCGCGGGCGATATCATCGAGAACTTCGTCGCGGGCATCTTCATTCTCAAGGACAAGCCGTTTACCGTCGGTGACCACATCCAGTGGAGTGGCAACGACGGGATCGTCCGCGAGATCAACCTCCGGGTCACGAAACTCGATACGTTCAACAACGAACAGGTCACGGTGCCGAACAGCGATCTGGCCAACTCCGTCGTGATGAATCCGGTCGCCAACGAGACGCGCCGGGTGCCGTTCGACTTCGGCATCGAGTACGACGCTGACATCGAGTTGGCTCGTGACATCATCATCGACGAAGCAAACAAGATCGATGGCATTCTCGCTGACCCAGCACCGACCGCACCTGTTACCGGGCTCGCAGACTCGGCGGTCGTCCTCAACGGTCGCGTCTGGATCAACCCACGCGAGACGGGTGCCGGTGGCGTGAAAACGAAGTGGGTCGAGGCTGTCAAAAACCGCTTCGATGCAGAGGGAGTCGGGATGCCGTACCCGCACACGGAACTCACTGGATCGGTCGAAGTCGACTCCGCGGAGTTCGAGCCGACCGGGCCAGTCACCAACGACTAA